In the Brevundimonas sp. LM2 genome, CCGGGTCGAACTCGGGAAAGGGCACGACTGAGGCTCCGCAACGGTTTCGGATCGCCCTTTAGCAAGGGTCGATGCGTCGCGCGAGCGTGACACGTTTCGGCCCGGTTTGGGCGGGATCAGGGGTGGTCCGGTAAGGTTTCGTTCACCATATCAGGCAACCCTCCCTTAACGACGCCCGCTTCGTGGGCCGGAGCCGTACCATGCAGACCCGCAACCCCTTCCTCGACGAGTTCGCCAAGCTCTCGACCAGCGCCATGGGCCTGGCCCAGGCGGCCGGCGACGAGGCCAAGGCCGCCTTCCGCGCCCAATCCGATCGTCTGGCCGCCGAAATGGATCTGGTCCGTCGCGACGAGTTCGACATCCTGAAGGCCCAGATCACGGCCCTGCGCGCCGAGGTGGCCGAGCTTCAGAAGGCTGCTGCGGCCAAGGTTGCAGCGCCGGATACGGGAACCTCCACAGATGGAACTCGTCTT is a window encoding:
- a CDS encoding accessory factor UbiK family protein; amino-acid sequence: MQTRNPFLDEFAKLSTSAMGLAQAAGDEAKAAFRAQSDRLAAEMDLVRRDEFDILKAQITALRAEVAELQKAAAAKVAAPDTGTSTDGTRLPDAAG